Proteins encoded within one genomic window of Rhododendron vialii isolate Sample 1 chromosome 1a, ASM3025357v1:
- the LOC131299002 gene encoding calcium uptake protein, mitochondrial-like gives MHYSRALLRPSWLLIRGGVSAQRPIRRPISTQSHGPSSSPRSSCGSTSYGENKSSVCTNLESVLKSVLSWPGLGLCYWSSSVSDSSSFWALVDSGGESMEPEKKPKFLFGDAYRRKVFFKYEKRMRMQSPPEKVFECFAWIRTPSGEVLMTLTDLMRAVVPVFSPSESNCVREGFLKGELVPGELHCAPLDFFMLFDTNGDGLVSFAEYIFFVTILSIPESCFSVAFKMFDHDNNGQIDKEEFKKVMALMRTYNRQRAHHRDGLRIGLNVTGSVENGGLLEYFFGKDSNECLEHEKFVQFLRDLHDEVRTMFAHYDYKSQGTISAKDFALSMVASADMSHINKFLDHVEELNDEPYLREVCITFEEFKNFAELRQRLRPLSMAIFSHGKVTGQLTKPDFQRAAYQVCCISLTDNVVDMIFYVFDTNCDGSLSTDEFLRVLQRRERGMSLPRETTGFMGFMSCLMDCTNNCSYSKMLH, from the exons ATGCATTATTCTCGGGCACTGCTGAGACCATCCTGGCTGTTGATCCGCGGTGGCGTATCAGCTCAACGCCCCATCCGCCGCCCGATCTCCACCCAATCGCACGGCCCATCATCGTCACCCAGATCGTCTTGTGGGTCCACCAGCTATGGTGAGAACAAGAGCAGTGTCTGCACAAATTTGGAGTCGGTTCTTAAATCGGTGTTGTCGTGGCCGGGCTTAGGGCTCTGTTATTGGTCCTCCTCTGTTTCTGATTCGAGTTCgttttgggctttggtggaTTCAGGGGGAGAGAGCATGGAGCCTGAGAAGAAACCCAAGTTCCTATTTGGAG ATGCATACAGGAGAAAGGTTTTCTTTAAGTACGAAAAACGCATGAGGATGCAAAGTCCTCCAGAAAAG GTTTTTGAGTGCTTTGCATGGATCCGAACCCCAAGTGGAGAGGTACTTATGACACTAACTGATTTGATGCGGGCAGTTGTCCCCGTTTTTTCTCCATCTGAATCCAATTGTGTTAGAGAGGGATTTCTAAAAGGAGAGTTGGTCCCTGGTGAGTTGCATTGTGCTCCTTTGGATTTTTTTATGCTATTTGATACAAATGGCGATGGACTTGTATCATTTGCAGA GTATATATTCTTTGTAACAATTCTCAGCATACCGGAGTCGTGCTTTTCTGTAGCATTTAAAATGTTTGACCATGATAATAATGG ACAGATAGACAAGGAGGAATTTAAGAAGGTGATGGCATTGATGCGAACTTATAACAGGCAAAGGGCTCACCACAGAGATGGATTGCGTATTGGACTAAATGTTACTGGTTCTGTAGAAAATGGTGGTCTCCTAGAGTATTTCTTTGGGAAAGACAGCAACGAATGCCTTGAGCATGAGAAATTTGTGCAGTTTCTCAGAGACTTGCATGATGAAGTTA GAACCATGTTTGCCCATTATGACTACAAGTCACAAGGAACCATATCAGCCAAAGATTTTGCGTTGTCCATGGTTGCATCTGCTGACATGAGCCATATAAACAAGTTTCTTGATCATGTAGAAGAATTAAACGATGAACCTTATCTCAGAGAGGTATGCATTACatttgaagaattcaagaattTCGCCGAGCTGAGGCAGAGATTACGGCCTTTGTCTATGGCAATCTTCAGTCATGGAAAAGTGACTGGGCAACTGACAAAGCCAGATTTCCAAAGAGCTGCATACCAA GTTTGTTGCATCTCTCTCACAGATAATGTGGTTGATATGATATTTTACGTGTTTGACACGAATTGTGATGGGAGTTTGAGTACCGATGAGTTCCTAAGAGTATTACAAAGACGAGAAAGGGGCATGTCACTACCAAGGGAGACGACAGGCTTCATGGGTTTTATGTCTTGTTTGATGGACTGCACAAATAACTGCTCTTATTCAAAGATGCTAcattag
- the LOC131298928 gene encoding receptor-like protein 9a, which yields MNYFQHLLMSSLWVALIMLAVLENGCNGCLEKERIALLQLKHSINFPDGTSLPSWEEDDSMDCCHWERVECNSTTRRVIKLELGDTRDLRPWEYWHLNASILLPFESLRSLNLSRNQLGSFIRNEGSQEEAGILKKLEVLDLSHNEALNNSVWSFLRGLSSIKTLDLSYNRGLHGAVHNKDLRNISNIETLFMEGVMLDDVLPYIRVITSIQVLSLTYCDSKRIPSIEGLCELKKLRELDVTWSDFGETLPSCLANLTSLRLLDLTSNHFTGNIARSPLIHLTSLEYLAISDNDFEVPISFMSFFNHSKLVFIESLKNMLLEEEDFPATSPSFQLIGLCLSNSKHGHITRSFPRFLYHQHDLILIELSRTDFTSKFPYWLLDNNTRMETLILSYNSFGGPLLLPLRQMRNLITLDISNNHLEGFVPYKLASSFPSLEFLNMSTNNFEGNIPSSFGDMTALEKLDLSNNNLSGKIPVRLAKGCRLLNFLRLSNNFLKGPVLPHQNNLTLLKVLYSANNSFTEIPPNLSRSNLIYLDVSANQLVGKIPGFIGNLSLQFLAMAGNHLEGPIPIEFCQLRKLTLLDLSENNITGAVPSCFSTSLIYINNIRLFKNRLDGPFPMAFKNYGPNLRELDLSYNQFSGNIPTWIGSFFWLTVLLLQNNSFEGNIPKELCNIPRLTMIDLSFNNLFGSVPPCFSNIKFNGIKVGGSSYSFYRYGSPQTFTLLLHDLGMVLAKSERDQEEYFDIEATGQEAKFTTKGMSLTYRGIILHLFSGINLSHNRLIGPIPPEIGNITNLKALNLSHNNFTGPIPVTFSNLKNIESLDLSYNCLHGKIPSQLTELTFLVVFNLSYNNLSGRTPQRIFQFANFESSSYVGNPLLCGEPLPKCNATDSPPSTPRAAVNDTEEDSGFMDMNIFYMSFAGSYLTVVLAIVAILLINPYWRRAWFHLVEVSITSCYYFVVDNLVGRRLCFLWK from the exons ATGAACTACTTTCAACATTTACTCATGAGCTCACTATGGGTAGCGCTGATCATGTTAGCTGTACTAGAAAATGGATGCAATGGgtgtttggaaaaagaaagaatcgCGCTCTTGCAACTCAAACATTCCATCAACTTCCCAGATGGCACTTCGTTGCCATCTTGGGAGGAAGACGATAGCATGGACTGTTGCCATTGGGAACGTGTTGAGTGTAATTCTACTACGCGTCGAGTTATCAAACTTGAACTTGGTGACACAAGAGATTTGAGACCATGGGAATATTGGCATCTAAATGCCTCTATTCTTCTCCCTTTTGAATCACTCCGAAGCCTCAACTTGTCTCGAAACCAATTGGGTAGTTTCATCAGGAATGAAG GTTCGCAAGAAGAAGCAGGAATATTGAAAAAGTTAGAGGTCCTTGATCTGAGTCATAATGAAGCACTCAATAATAGTGTTTGGTCATTTTTGAGAGGGCTTTCATCAATCAAGACACTGGATTTGAGTTACAATAGAGGCTTGCACGGAGCTGTTCACAATAAGG ACTTGAGAAACATCAGCAACATTGAAACTTTGTTCATGGAAGGTGTTATGCTCGACGACGTTCTTCCATACATTAGAGTCATTACTTCAATTCAAGTCTTGTCCTTAACATATTGTGACAGCAAGCGTATTCCTTCAATTGAAG GGCTGTGTGAGTTGAAGAAGCTCCGAGAGCTTGATGTCACATGGAGTGATTTTGGGGAAACCTTACCATCGTGCTTGGCGAACTTGACATCCCTTCGACTACTGGATTTAACTTCCAATCATTTTACTGGAAACATTGCACGGTCTCCTCTTATCCATCTGACATCCCTCGAATACCTTGCAATTTCAGATAATGACTTTGAAGTTCCAATCTCattcatgtcattttttaaCCATTCCAAACTCGTGTTCATTGAGAGCCTGAAAAACATGTTGTTGGAAGAGGAGGACTTTCCCGCCACATCCCCAAGTTTCCAACTAATCGGACTCTGTTTATCAAATTCTAAACATGGTCATATTACCCGATCATTTCCTCGCTTTCTCTACCATCAACATGACCTTATATTGATTGAGCTGTCTAGAACTGATTTTACAAGTAAGTTTCCATATTGGTTGTTGGACAACAATACAAGAATGGAGACACTTATCCTATCATACAATTCATTTGGTGGACCATTATTGTTGCCTTTGCGTCAAATGAGAAATCTTATTACACTGGATATCTCTAACAATCATCTTGAAGGCTTCGTTCCTTACAAATTAGCCAGTTCTTTTCCGAGTTTAGAATTCCTCAACATGTCTACGAACAACTTTGAAGGCAACATTCCCTCTTCATTTGGGGATATGACTGCTCTGGAAAAGCTAGATTTATCCAATAACAATCTATCTGGAAAAATACCGGTTCGTTTGGCCAAAGGTTGCCGCCTCTTGAATTTCTTGAGACTATCAAACAACTTCTTGAAAGGCCCAGTACTACCCCATCAAAACAATTTGACCCTATTGAAAGTCTTATATTCCGCCAACAATTCCTTCACAGAAATTCCGCCTAACTTGTCTCGGAGCAATTTGATCTATTTGGATGTTAGTGCTAATCAACTGGTAGGAAAGATTCCAGGGTTCATTGGGAATTTATCGTTACAGTTTCTAGCCATGGCCGGTAATCATCTTGAAGGTCCTATTCCAATTGAATTTTGTCAATTGAGAAAGCTCACGTTGTTAGATCTTTCAGAAAATAATATCACCGGGGCTGTACCATCTTGCTTCAGTACATCACTTATATATATCAACAATATTCGATTGTTCAAAAATAGGCTTGATGGACCTTTTCCAATGGCCTTCAAAAATTACGGTCCCAATTTAAGGGAGCTTGATCTCTCTTATAACCAGTTCAGTGGCAATATTCCAACTTGGATAGGCAGCTTTTTCTGGCTTACGGTTCTTCTCTTGCAAAACAATAGTTTTGAAGGCAACATTCCAAAGGAGTTATGCAACATTCCCCGCTTAACCATGATTGATCTTTCTTTCAATAATCTCTTTGGCAGCGTTCCCCCTTGTTTTAGTAACATTAAATTCAACGGAATAAAAGTCGGGGGATCAAGTTACTCATTCTACCGTTATGGTTCACCACAAACATTCACATTATTGTTGCATGATCTGGGGATGGTGTTAGCCAAGAGTGAAAGAGATCAAGAAGAGTATTTTGATATAGAGGCTACAGGACAAGAGGCAAAGTTTACAACAAAGGGAATGTCCTTAACCTACAGGGGAATCATTCTACATCTTTTCTCAGGAATCAATCTCTCCCACAACAGATTGATTGGCCCCATACCACCTGAAATTGGAAACATTACCAATCTCAAAGCGTTGAACTTATCCCACAATAATTTCACCGGTCCAATCCCTGTGacattttcaaacttgaaaaacATAGAGAGCTTGGATCTTTCCTACAACTGCCTGCATGGGAAAATCCCCTCTCAGCTTACAGAGCTTACTTTCTTGGTTGTTTTCAATCTGTCTTACAATAACTTAAGTGGAAGGACACCTCAGAGAATATTCCAATTTGCAAATTTTGAATCTAGTAGCTACGTTGGAAATCCACTTCTTTGCGGAGAACCACTGCCAAAGTGTAATGCAACTGATTCACCTCCATCGACGCCAAGAGCCGCTGTGAATGATACAGAAGAAGATTCTGGTTTCATGGACATGAATATATTCTACATGAGCTTTGCAGGGTCTTACCTAACTGTGGTATTGGCAATTGTAGCGATTTTATTGATAAATCCGTATTGGCGAAGGGCATGGTTTCATCTTGTCGAGGTTTCCATCACCTCCTGCTACTATTTTGTTGTGGACAATCTCGTCGGGCGCAGGCTTTGTTTTCTTTGGAAATAA
- the LOC131298960 gene encoding ankyrin repeat-containing protein ITN1-like isoform X1, with translation MKIDYYILDKVLVGSFKGKNPLHIATSTGQKEFVLELLEYKEDLAKAVDKELGTALHIASSEGYLEIVELLVRVSPEMCVACDREGNNLLHIAAMKGKVEVLGLLLQTNTYAARVMVDRGDNILHLCVKYNQLVSLELLLDKVGDEEFVKSTDINGNNILHLAVFFKRYEIIEHLLKWLRKKEAENMFFGQIGIKTCFRGEPCQLIDVNARNRSGWTALDIYDRVAKSDEYKNIRHLLEISGVIRSDKLFFPFDPYWQKKKKDTLIIVSSLMATMSFQVGINPPGGVWQDTSAGHEAGKAVIAYTNSKAYPYLMYFNTVGFLLSLTTILELIVVLPTQKRTFGFIRAGILWLTIMIMMFAYTFSVIVVSPTQMSKSIIDIVIFVTVIAWAVGVTFLRVLPYQVQFLLLGVIEWSLYLIGCTLFTICLALWLPFALILVVRDEVISPIKSTERTDQLTGDTASTPNPTAASQNDSASVSIPE, from the exons ATGAAAATAGATTATTATATCCTGGATAAAGTTTTGGTGGGAAGtttcaaagggaaaaatccTCTTCACATTGCTACATCAACAGGGCAGAAAGAATTTGTTCTAGAACTTTTGGAGTATAAAGAAGATCTTGCTAAAGCTGTGGACAAGGAATTAGGCACGGCCCTTCACATAGCATCCTCTGAGGGGTATTTAGAGATTGTGGAACTTTTAGTGAGAGTCAGCCCTGAGATGTGCGTGGCTTGTGATCGAGAAGGTAATAACCTTCTTCATATCGCTGCTATGAAAGGTAAGGTCGAAGTATTGGGGTTGTTGCTTCAAACCAACACCTACGCAGCTCGAGTTATGGTGGATCGAGGTGACAATATTTTGCACTTGTGTGTAAAATATAATCAACTTGTGAGTCTGGAACTACTGCTAGACAAGGTTGGAGATGAAGAATTCGTCAAGTCTACCGATATCAATGGCAACAACATATTGCATCTCgctgttttttttaaacgatATGAG ATTATCGAACATCTGCTTAAGTGgctaagaaaaaaagaagcagaaaacaTGTTCTTTGGCCAGATCGGAATAAAGACGTGCTTTCGCGGTGAGCCTTGTCAATTGATAGATGTGAATGCAAGAAATAGAAGTGGGTGGACGGCGCTGGATATTTATGACCGAGTAGCAAAGAGTGATGAATACAAGAATATCCGACACCTCCTAGAGATATCTGGGGTTATAAGATCCGACAAACTTTTTTTCCCATTCGATCCTTAttggcagaagaagaaaaaggacaCATTAATAATCGTATCATCGTTGATGGCGACGATGTCATTCCAAGTCGGGATCAACCCTCCTGGCGGTGTTTGGCAAGATACATCAGCAGGACACGAAGCCGGAAAAGCTGTAATTGCTTATACCAATTCCAAAGCGTATCCGTACTTAATGTACTTCAACACGGTAGGATTCCTTCTGTCTCTGACTACCATTTTGGAGCTCATTGTTGTTCTGCCAACACAAAAAAGGACTTTTGGGTTTATTCGAGCTGGGATCTTGTGGTTGACGATTATGATCATGATGTTCGCTTATACCTTTTCCGTCATTGTTGTCTCGCCCACGCAGATGTCTAAGTCCATAATCGACATTGTCATTTTTGTCACTGTTATAGCGTGGGCCGTTGGGGTAACATTTCTCCGCGTACTACCATACCAGGTTCAATTCCTACTACTTGGCGTGATAGAATGGAGTCTATATTTGATAGGATGTACACTATTCACGATATGTTTGGCGCTATGGCTACCTTTTGCTTTGATTTTAGTGGTACGTGACGAGGTAATTTCTCCAATTAAGTCCACTGAAAGAACTGACCAGTTGACTGGAGATACGGCCTCAACACCAAATCCAACTGCAGCTAGCCAGAACGACTCGGCGAGTGTTTCGATCccggagtaa